The following proteins are co-located in the Spirosoma montaniterrae genome:
- a CDS encoding tRNA1(Val) (adenine(37)-N6)-methyltransferase: MANPGSFFSFKQFTIQQDRTAMKVCTDACVLGAYADVGSGAESRAERVLDIGTGTGLLALMAAQRKPTTQVDAVEIDDEAFRQAVDNVAHSPFAGRVRVWHGPIQSFDGEPYDRILTNPPFYTNHLRSPDAAVNRALHTGELPFTDLLTAVSRLLRRDGQWWVLLPPYEAGLLSKMAQTYGLRPFRRLYLRHNTHKPPFRVITGFGYGPETATDETLFIYEIDNRTYTPAFRALLQDFYLIF; the protein is encoded by the coding sequence GTGGCTAATCCTGGTTCTTTTTTCTCCTTCAAACAATTCACCATTCAGCAAGACCGCACGGCAATGAAGGTTTGTACCGATGCCTGTGTGCTGGGTGCATACGCTGATGTAGGTTCAGGTGCCGAATCCAGAGCAGAGCGTGTCCTTGACATTGGTACAGGAACGGGGCTGCTCGCACTCATGGCCGCCCAACGCAAGCCAACGACGCAGGTCGACGCGGTGGAGATTGATGATGAAGCATTTCGGCAAGCCGTTGATAATGTGGCGCATAGTCCGTTTGCCGGGCGCGTTCGGGTTTGGCACGGGCCGATACAATCGTTTGACGGTGAGCCATACGACCGTATTCTAACGAACCCGCCGTTCTACACAAACCATCTACGTTCGCCCGATGCCGCCGTAAACCGTGCTTTACACACCGGAGAGCTACCTTTTACGGACCTGCTGACGGCTGTAAGTCGATTGCTCCGGCGCGATGGGCAATGGTGGGTGTTGCTACCGCCCTATGAAGCCGGGCTGCTGAGCAAGATGGCGCAGACGTATGGGCTGCGTCCGTTTCGGCGGCTGTATCTCCGGCACAACACGCACAAACCCCCGTTTCGGGTCATTACGGGCTTTGGATACGGGCCGGAAACTGCGACCGACGAAACGCTGTTCATTTATGAAATCGATAACCGGACATACACACCCGCATTTCGGGCGTTGTTGCAGGATTTTTACCTGATTTTCTGA
- a CDS encoding inorganic pyrophosphatase, with product MAKTPSKAHPWHGISPGDNAPDIITAFIEIVPTDTVKYEIDKESGYLKIDRPQQYSNIIPALYGFVPRTYCGDRIARLASERSGRFIEMGDGDPLDICVLTEREITHGDILLQAVPIGGFRLIDKGEADDKIIAVLKGDAMYGQYKDLSELPEAVVKRLRHYFLTYKNLPGEPALMELANVYGRDEACEVIQTSMDDYADMPA from the coding sequence ATGGCAAAGACCCCTTCCAAAGCTCACCCCTGGCACGGTATCTCGCCAGGCGATAATGCTCCTGATATTATCACTGCTTTCATCGAAATTGTGCCGACTGATACCGTTAAGTACGAAATCGATAAAGAGTCGGGATATCTGAAAATCGACCGGCCTCAGCAGTATTCCAACATTATTCCGGCTCTGTACGGCTTCGTGCCACGCACCTACTGTGGCGACCGCATTGCCCGGCTGGCCTCGGAACGGTCGGGACGGTTTATCGAAATGGGCGATGGCGACCCACTCGACATTTGTGTATTGACCGAACGCGAAATCACCCACGGCGACATTCTGTTGCAGGCGGTGCCCATCGGTGGTTTCCGGCTGATCGACAAGGGCGAAGCCGACGACAAAATTATTGCCGTACTGAAAGGCGACGCCATGTACGGCCAATACAAAGACCTGAGCGAACTACCCGAAGCGGTGGTGAAACGCCTGCGTCACTACTTCCTGACTTATAAGAACTTGCCCGGCGAACCGGCTTTGATGGAACTGGCAAACGTGTACGGACGCGACGAAGCCTGCGAAGTCATTCAAACGTCGATGGATGATTACGCCGACATGCCCGCGTAG
- a CDS encoding glycosyltransferase family 2 protein, protein MTASLQLTVLIPLYNEEESLPELHDWIVRVVTEQRFSYEILFVDDGSTDDSWAVVEQLAGVNPHVRGIRFNRNYGKTAALQAGFTAAQGGVIITMDADLQDSPDEIPELYRMIVDDRYDLVSGWKQKRYDPITKTLPTKLFNAVSRWISGVQLHDFNCGLKAYRQKVVKTIAPGLYGDMHRNLPIVANWNGFSKIGEKVVQHRARKYGTTKFGLERFVNGFLDVLVIAFVNKFGKRPMHFFGTFGTLSFFIGTVLAVWIIVEKLVNISQGVKFRNATDNPLFYFGLVAIILGVQLFLAGFLGELLVRQSLVKSADSQIAERIGFTETARFLG, encoded by the coding sequence ATGACTGCATCGCTTCAACTGACTGTTCTGATTCCGCTTTACAACGAAGAAGAATCGCTGCCCGAACTGCACGACTGGATTGTGCGGGTAGTAACTGAACAGCGGTTTTCATACGAAATTTTATTTGTTGACGACGGCAGCACCGACGATTCATGGGCGGTGGTTGAGCAACTGGCTGGCGTGAATCCGCACGTGCGCGGCATTCGGTTTAACCGCAATTACGGCAAAACGGCGGCTCTACAGGCAGGGTTTACGGCAGCACAGGGCGGTGTCATCATTACCATGGACGCCGATTTGCAGGACAGCCCCGACGAAATCCCCGAACTTTACCGGATGATCGTTGACGACCGGTACGACCTTGTGTCGGGCTGGAAACAGAAACGCTACGACCCCATTACCAAAACGCTGCCAACCAAACTGTTCAACGCCGTATCGCGCTGGATTTCGGGCGTGCAGCTTCACGATTTCAACTGCGGCCTGAAAGCGTACCGACAGAAAGTAGTCAAAACCATTGCCCCCGGCCTGTATGGCGACATGCACCGAAATTTGCCGATTGTAGCCAACTGGAACGGTTTTTCGAAGATTGGTGAGAAGGTAGTTCAACACCGTGCCCGCAAATATGGCACCACTAAGTTCGGGCTGGAACGATTCGTCAATGGCTTTCTCGACGTGTTGGTGATTGCCTTTGTGAATAAGTTTGGCAAACGACCCATGCACTTCTTCGGCACCTTCGGCACACTGTCGTTTTTTATTGGCACAGTGCTGGCCGTTTGGATCATTGTTGAAAAACTGGTCAATATTTCGCAGGGTGTCAAGTTTCGTAATGCCACCGATAACCCGCTGTTTTATTTCGGTTTAGTGGCGATTATTCTGGGCGTGCAGCTTTTTCTGGCCGGTTTTCTGGGCGAGTTGCTGGTGCGTCAGAGCCTTGTCAAAAGTGCCGATTCGCAAATTGCTGAGCGAATTGGGTTTACGGAAACGGCCCGTTTCCTCGGTTAA
- a CDS encoding viroplasmin family protein, with protein MAQKKPKFYVVWQGRKPGVYDSWDDAKAQTDGFAKPLFKSFDTKAAALKAFGEKPHLHVGKPTKPAAKQTKIDGLVGSPNPDSLVVDAAWNTATGDMEYQGIYLATGQKLFLKGPYPDGTNNIGEFLAIVHALALLHQKGSNIPVYSDSKTAIGWVKKKKANTKLEETARNAELFDLLDRAETWLQTHRYANPVLKWETTVWGENPADFGRK; from the coding sequence ATGGCTCAGAAAAAGCCGAAATTTTACGTTGTCTGGCAGGGTCGGAAACCCGGTGTATACGACAGTTGGGACGATGCCAAAGCCCAAACCGATGGGTTTGCCAAACCGTTATTCAAATCGTTCGATACTAAGGCAGCGGCCCTGAAAGCCTTTGGCGAAAAACCGCATCTGCACGTTGGGAAACCCACAAAGCCCGCTGCCAAACAAACCAAAATCGACGGATTGGTAGGCTCTCCCAATCCAGACAGTTTAGTAGTCGATGCGGCCTGGAACACCGCCACTGGCGATATGGAGTACCAGGGCATCTATTTAGCAACGGGCCAAAAACTGTTTTTGAAAGGACCATACCCCGACGGCACCAACAACATCGGCGAGTTTCTGGCAATTGTTCATGCACTGGCTTTGCTGCACCAGAAAGGCAGCAACATACCCGTTTATTCCGACTCGAAAACGGCTATCGGCTGGGTCAAAAAAAAGAAAGCCAACACCAAACTCGAAGAAACAGCCCGCAACGCCGAACTCTTCGACCTGCTCGACCGCGCCGAAACGTGGCTCCAGACCCATCGCTACGCCAACCCGGTGCTGAAATGGGAAACTACCGTATGGGGCGAAAATCCCGCTGATTTCGGCAGAAAATGA
- a CDS encoding DEAD/DEAH box helicase — MNYLKATPIQELAIPKILEGKDLIASAQTGTGKTAAYLIPLLDRISHADHDHTSTLILVPTRELAKQIDEQVEGFGYFVSATSIAIYGGGKGDDWDKQRKALETGADIIIATPGRLIAHMQLGYVKFNKIDYLVLDEADKMLDMGFSDDILNIVDKIPAKRQTLLFSATMPNKIREFARRILTDPEEIRLAVSKPAAGIDQQFYMAFENQKLPLLAHLIKNSSKPVQSMVLFTSKKAEVNSIVRTLSKLGYEARGISSDLEQDAREVVLRDFKNKQFPILVATDVLSRGIDIDNLTHVVNYDTPRDAEDYVHRIGRTARASTTGTAITFISDQDQNRIVAIERLIEREIEKQSLTEELGMGKAPEYDPKRFGRRREQNWGRNDRRGDGKPRAQQPRPEAANETESGEKREGKNNRNKRRRDGKPRPQGVAVEGEIPAVVTAGAATVVVNADDGQATDKPKRRKKRRRGPRGEEQPATAPVPVGQE, encoded by the coding sequence ATGAACTACCTGAAGGCTACGCCCATTCAGGAGTTGGCTATCCCCAAAATCCTCGAAGGTAAAGACCTCATCGCCAGTGCCCAAACCGGCACCGGCAAAACAGCGGCCTACCTGATTCCGCTCCTCGACCGCATCTCGCACGCCGACCACGATCATACCAGTACGCTCATTCTGGTGCCTACCCGCGAACTCGCCAAGCAAATCGACGAACAGGTCGAAGGCTTTGGCTATTTTGTATCGGCTACCAGCATCGCTATTTACGGCGGAGGCAAAGGCGACGACTGGGACAAGCAGCGCAAAGCTCTCGAAACCGGAGCCGACATTATTATTGCTACCCCCGGCAGGCTGATTGCACACATGCAGCTCGGCTATGTCAAATTCAATAAAATCGACTATCTCGTACTCGATGAGGCCGACAAGATGCTCGATATGGGCTTTTCGGACGACATCCTGAATATTGTTGACAAAATTCCGGCCAAGCGGCAGACGCTGCTGTTCTCGGCTACAATGCCCAATAAAATTCGCGAATTTGCCAGGCGCATTCTGACTGATCCCGAAGAAATTCGGCTGGCCGTATCGAAACCGGCGGCTGGTATCGATCAGCAGTTTTACATGGCTTTCGAGAATCAGAAATTGCCCTTACTGGCTCATTTGATCAAAAATAGCTCGAAGCCGGTGCAGAGCATGGTGCTGTTTACGTCCAAAAAAGCCGAAGTCAACAGCATTGTGCGGACATTGAGTAAACTTGGTTATGAAGCACGCGGCATCAGTTCCGACCTCGAACAGGACGCCCGCGAGGTAGTACTGCGCGATTTCAAAAATAAACAATTCCCGATTTTAGTTGCGACCGACGTGCTCTCACGCGGTATCGACATCGACAACCTGACGCACGTTGTTAACTACGATACTCCCCGCGACGCCGAAGATTACGTTCACCGCATTGGCCGCACAGCGCGGGCGTCGACCACCGGCACGGCTATTACGTTTATCAGCGATCAGGATCAGAATCGTATTGTTGCTATTGAGCGGCTGATCGAGCGCGAAATTGAAAAACAATCGCTGACCGAAGAACTCGGTATGGGCAAAGCCCCGGAGTATGACCCGAAACGATTCGGTCGGCGACGGGAGCAGAATTGGGGCCGCAACGACCGGCGGGGCGATGGAAAGCCACGTGCCCAACAACCCCGCCCCGAAGCCGCAAACGAGACCGAATCTGGCGAAAAACGGGAAGGTAAAAATAACCGCAACAAACGCCGTCGCGATGGTAAGCCCCGTCCGCAGGGTGTTGCAGTCGAGGGCGAAATTCCAGCGGTAGTGACTGCCGGTGCTGCAACGGTGGTGGTAAACGCTGACGACGGACAGGCAACCGACAAGCCTAAACGCCGGAAAAAGCGTCGGCGCGGGCCGCGTGGCGAAGAGCAGCCGGCAACTGCGCCCGTACCGGTAGGGCAGGAGTAG
- a CDS encoding MBL fold metallo-hydrolase, with protein sequence MESQFETDVPIYHDPVATPPQSPYDVTHDVAGLRTLFVNVFFIGTPGSGNPWVLVDAGLAGYTGQIRRRAEHLFGTNNPPKAIVLTHGHADHTGSLRSLLKQWNAPVYAHKLELPYLTGKSSYPPPDPAIGGGLMAYISFIFPIGPDDFGDHIRAIPDNGEIPELLGWQVIHTPGHAPGHVSLFRETDRTLIAGDAFVTTNQNSALAVAQQKEEFHGPPAYFTCDWEAARQSVERLATLNPLAVGTGHGVSVRGYELQIKLNHLAEHFDEQSIPSEGRYVKQPARTDETGIVDMPAPTSFHVARALGWGLLAGVLAYALWPKSDE encoded by the coding sequence ATGGAAAGCCAATTTGAAACCGACGTTCCGATCTATCATGATCCTGTTGCAACTCCGCCCCAATCGCCCTACGATGTAACCCACGACGTGGCGGGGCTAAGAACCTTATTTGTTAATGTATTTTTTATTGGTACGCCCGGCTCCGGTAATCCGTGGGTGCTGGTCGATGCAGGTTTAGCCGGGTACACCGGGCAAATTCGCCGGAGAGCCGAACACTTGTTTGGCACCAACAATCCGCCAAAAGCCATTGTGCTGACCCACGGTCATGCCGACCATACGGGTTCGCTGCGGAGCCTGCTGAAACAGTGGAATGCCCCTGTATATGCCCACAAACTTGAACTGCCTTACCTAACCGGCAAGTCGAGCTACCCACCACCCGATCCGGCCATTGGTGGAGGCTTGATGGCGTACATTTCGTTTATTTTCCCCATTGGTCCCGATGACTTTGGCGACCATATTCGGGCTATTCCCGATAATGGGGAGATACCTGAACTGCTTGGCTGGCAGGTGATTCATACGCCGGGCCATGCACCGGGCCACGTTTCCCTCTTTCGCGAAACCGACCGGACACTGATTGCGGGCGATGCGTTCGTAACAACCAATCAGAATTCAGCACTGGCGGTAGCGCAGCAAAAAGAGGAATTTCATGGACCACCCGCCTATTTCACCTGCGACTGGGAAGCCGCCCGGCAGTCGGTTGAGCGATTGGCAACACTGAATCCACTGGCTGTTGGCACAGGGCATGGCGTGTCGGTGCGGGGCTACGAACTGCAAATCAAGCTCAACCACTTAGCCGAACATTTTGACGAACAGTCGATTCCGTCGGAAGGTCGTTATGTGAAGCAGCCGGCCCGAACCGACGAGACCGGCATTGTCGATATGCCCGCGCCGACTTCATTCCATGTAGCCCGCGCACTCGGCTGGGGACTGCTGGCGGGCGTTCTGGCCTACGCGCTATGGCCGAAGTCTGACGAGTAG
- a CDS encoding AMP-binding protein, with amino-acid sequence MLLSASLLPEPATSYEAEATAFCRAWLGGQDTFTLHTSGSTGSPKPIVLTRAQMRASAHLTGQTLGLQPGDAALVCLNVRYVAGVMMLVRGLELGLPMTLIEPTGNPLAGFSVDTTFAFTALVPLQLQAILENTPDKLPILNRMKAILVGGAATSPALEQALQAIDAPVYATYGMTETVSHIALRRLNGPDRSDLFTALEGVSLGTDERGCLHITSAVTNFERVQTNDVVERLDEKRFRLLGRADMVINSGGVKVQPEPVERVVQEVLARFGLMPRLFVAGLPDERLGQQVTVIIEQMSINGTQWAAIQNAVRVRLGPYAVPKDWQIVPTFAETPTGKIDHRATIDLLFSKDFRKQAN; translated from the coding sequence ACGCTACACACCTCTGGCTCAACGGGTTCGCCCAAGCCCATTGTACTCACGCGGGCGCAGATGCGGGCGAGCGCACACCTGACCGGCCAAACGCTGGGCCTGCAACCGGGCGATGCCGCGCTGGTGTGCCTGAACGTTCGCTACGTGGCCGGGGTGATGATGCTTGTACGCGGGCTGGAACTGGGCCTGCCAATGACGCTCATCGAACCCACGGGCAACCCACTGGCTGGCTTTTCGGTCGATACGACGTTTGCCTTCACGGCTTTGGTGCCGCTGCAACTACAGGCCATTCTGGAGAATACGCCCGATAAACTGCCGATTCTGAATCGGATGAAAGCGATTCTGGTAGGTGGAGCCGCCACAAGCCCCGCACTTGAACAGGCGTTGCAGGCGATTGACGCGCCGGTCTATGCCACCTATGGTATGACCGAAACCGTGTCGCATATTGCGCTGCGTCGGCTCAACGGTCCTGATCGCAGTGATTTGTTTACGGCTCTCGAAGGCGTTTCGCTTGGCACCGACGAGCGGGGGTGTCTGCATATTACGTCGGCAGTTACCAACTTTGAGCGCGTTCAGACCAATGATGTCGTTGAACGGCTTGATGAAAAGAGATTTCGGTTATTGGGCCGGGCCGATATGGTCATCAACAGTGGTGGCGTGAAGGTGCAGCCGGAGCCGGTCGAGCGGGTTGTGCAGGAGGTGCTGGCCCGTTTCGGGCTGATGCCGCGCCTGTTTGTAGCGGGCCTGCCCGATGAGCGGCTGGGCCAACAGGTTACGGTTATCATTGAGCAGATGTCGATAAACGGCACTCAGTGGGCTGCGATACAGAATGCCGTTCGGGTGCGGCTGGGGCCATACGCCGTGCCGAAAGACTGGCAAATTGTACCGACCTTTGCCGAAACGCCCACCGGCAAAATTGACCACAGGGCAACGATTGACCTGTTGTTTTCTAAAGACTTCCGTAAGCAGGCGAATTAA
- the sppA gene encoding signal peptide peptidase SppA: protein MLQFFKYVLATIVGLLLFSFVGFLLLIGLTAALSSSADTKVDVKENSVLKLNLDKPIQERSTENPFEGFGPVSGSGSALGLIEIKQALKAAKDDDNIEGIYLQAEEIQAGWATIEEIRNALIDFKQSKKFVYAYAETMSEKGYYVASVADKIYLNPAGGMEWNGLNAELMFFKGTLDKLGLKPEIFKVGDFKSAVEPFVRENMSDPNRLQVSSFLNSINDHMLVKVAQTRGLRVDSLKRYADNLTIQKPADALRAKLITNVGYQDELESLIKKQLDLDEKKKISYISLGKYGKSAKDDEGESSKNRIAVIIASGDISTGKSGEESIGSETVAEEIRKARLDDKVKAIVLRVNSGGGSALASDVMYREVELAKKAKPVIGSMSDYAASGGYYMLMGCNKIVAQPNTITGSIGVFALLFNTETFFKDKLGVTYDRVKTNVNSDFPALTHEMTPFQKQVLQRSTEKIYADFTTKAAAGRKLPVDSIRAIAGGRVWTGSQGKAIGLVDQLGGLDDAIKLAAQSAKLKEGDYKLKYQPRKKPFFEQLMASFGGDEEARISAQLGELAPYVAYLKKVKTMEGVQMRLPFQVEIR, encoded by the coding sequence ATGCTACAGTTTTTTAAATATGTGCTGGCTACAATTGTTGGGCTGCTGCTGTTCTCATTTGTGGGCTTCCTGCTCCTGATCGGTCTGACAGCGGCCCTGTCGTCGTCGGCTGACACGAAGGTAGATGTCAAAGAAAATTCGGTGCTGAAACTAAACCTCGACAAGCCCATTCAGGAACGCAGTACCGAAAATCCGTTCGAGGGTTTTGGACCGGTAAGCGGCTCGGGTAGTGCGCTCGGCCTGATCGAGATCAAACAGGCGTTGAAAGCCGCTAAAGACGATGATAATATCGAAGGCATTTATCTCCAGGCCGAAGAAATACAGGCGGGCTGGGCCACCATCGAAGAAATCCGTAACGCGCTGATCGACTTCAAACAATCGAAAAAATTTGTGTATGCCTACGCCGAAACCATGTCGGAGAAGGGCTATTACGTGGCGTCGGTGGCCGATAAAATTTACCTGAACCCGGCGGGCGGCATGGAGTGGAACGGCCTGAACGCTGAACTGATGTTCTTCAAAGGAACCCTCGACAAACTGGGCCTGAAACCCGAAATCTTCAAAGTCGGCGATTTCAAAAGTGCCGTAGAACCGTTTGTGCGCGAAAACATGAGCGATCCTAATCGACTCCAGGTCAGTTCGTTCCTGAATTCGATCAACGACCACATGCTCGTGAAGGTGGCCCAAACACGCGGGCTGCGCGTAGATTCGCTGAAACGCTATGCCGACAACCTGACGATTCAGAAACCTGCCGATGCACTGCGGGCCAAACTGATTACGAACGTAGGTTATCAGGATGAACTGGAAAGCCTGATTAAGAAACAGTTGGATCTGGACGAGAAAAAGAAAATCAGCTACATCTCGCTCGGTAAGTACGGGAAATCCGCAAAAGATGATGAGGGTGAATCGAGCAAAAACCGAATCGCTGTCATCATAGCTTCGGGCGACATCAGTACGGGCAAAAGTGGGGAAGAAAGCATTGGCTCCGAAACAGTTGCCGAAGAAATCCGGAAGGCACGTTTAGATGATAAAGTGAAAGCCATTGTGTTGCGGGTTAATTCGGGTGGGGGCAGTGCGCTGGCCTCAGACGTGATGTACCGCGAGGTCGAGCTGGCGAAAAAAGCCAAACCCGTGATTGGCTCCATGTCCGATTATGCCGCTTCGGGTGGGTATTACATGCTTATGGGCTGCAACAAAATCGTGGCACAGCCCAACACCATTACGGGTTCGATTGGCGTGTTTGCGCTCTTGTTCAACACCGAAACATTCTTCAAAGATAAACTCGGCGTGACCTACGACCGGGTCAAAACCAACGTCAATTCCGATTTCCCGGCGTTGACGCACGAAATGACGCCGTTTCAGAAGCAGGTGTTGCAACGTAGTACCGAAAAGATTTATGCCGACTTCACGACCAAAGCCGCTGCCGGTCGGAAATTGCCGGTCGATAGTATCCGGGCCATTGCTGGCGGGCGCGTCTGGACGGGTTCGCAGGGTAAAGCCATCGGACTAGTCGATCAGTTAGGTGGGCTGGACGATGCCATCAAACTGGCGGCTCAGTCGGCTAAGTTGAAAGAGGGCGATTATAAACTGAAATATCAGCCGCGCAAAAAGCCGTTTTTTGAGCAACTGATGGCTTCGTTTGGCGGTGATGAAGAAGCCCGAATTTCGGCTCAACTCGGCGAACTGGCTCCGTATGTAG